The following are from one region of the Siniperca chuatsi isolate FFG_IHB_CAS linkage group LG13, ASM2008510v1, whole genome shotgun sequence genome:
- the extl2 gene encoding exostosin-like 2 isoform X2, whose amino-acid sequence MRVPRCCMGFRRTYFVWPILLLLLVGAALTALLPPAEDQGGVGVLGVLRRATSQKENPAQGRHGDSTEEEQRFTIIIQTYNRTDILLKLLNHYQAVPHLERIIIVWNNVGEQTPLKLWNSLGPHPVPVAFKEQTSNRMRNRLQPFPEIGTEAVLMLDDDTLVSVPDISFAFSVWKQFPDQIVGFVPRKHVSTPAGVYSYGSFELQDPETAGGDKYSMVLIGAAFFHRRYLQLFQDQPQAVHVLVDETQNCDDIAMNFAVALYMRKRSMSIGSINKPSGVFVKPVDLRNLEKDASSGYQGMWHRPEHLLQRSYCLNKLTEIYGFMPLCFSNLMVSQFGFPSYANHKSRG is encoded by the exons GGTCCCCCGTTGCTGCATGGGGTTCCGGCGAACCTATTTCGTTTGGCCAATCCTGCTGCTACTCCTGGTGGGTGCAGCCTTGACAGctctgctgccccctgctgaGGACCAAGGAGGAGTTGGTGTCCTGGGAGTGCTACGCAGGGCAACATCTCAAAAGGAGAACCCTGCACAGGGTCGCCATGGTGACAgcacagaggaggagcagaggttTACCATCATCATCCAAACTTACAATCGCACAGACATTTTGCTCAAACTCCTAAACCATTACCAGGCAGTGCCTCATCTTGAGCGGATTATCATAGTCTGGAACAACGTTGGGGAGCAGACACCCCTGAAGTTATGGAACTCTTTGGGGCCTCATCCGGTCCCTGTGGCCTTCAAGGAGCAGACTAGCAATCGAATGCGCAACAGACTACAACCATTCCCTGAGATTGGTACTGAGG CTGTGCTGATGCTGGATGATGACACACTGGTCAGTGTTCCTGACATCAGTTTTGCCTTCTCTGTCTGGAAG CAATTTCCAGACCAGATTGTTGGATTCGTCCCACGGAAACATGTCTCAACACCAGCAGGAGTGTACAGTTATGGCAGCTTTGAACTGCAGGACCCAGAAACAGCTGGAGGGGACAA ATACTCCATGGTGTTAATTGGTGCTGCCTTCTTCCACCGCCGCTACCTGCAGCTCTTCCAGGACCAACCTCAAGCAGTGCATGTGCTGGTGGATGAAACACAGAATTGTGACGATATTGCCATGAACTTTGCTGTAGCGCTGTATATGAGGAAACGCTCAATGTCTATAGGCAGCATTAACAAACCCTCTGGGGTTTTTGTCAAACCTGTGGACCTACGCAACCTGGAAAAGGATGCCAGCAGTGGGTACCAGGGTATGTGGCATCGTCCTGAACACCTTCTTCAGAGATCCTACTGTCTGAACAAGCTGACAGAGATCTATGGCTTCATGCCACTCTGCTTCTCCAACCTGATGGTCTCCCAGTTTGGCTTCCCCAGCTATGCCAACCACAAGAGTAGAGGCTGA
- the extl2 gene encoding exostosin-like 2 isoform X1, with amino-acid sequence MTFMPMGNPYVYPNKDGVGFQRLRKMLKVPRCCMGFRRTYFVWPILLLLLVGAALTALLPPAEDQGGVGVLGVLRRATSQKENPAQGRHGDSTEEEQRFTIIIQTYNRTDILLKLLNHYQAVPHLERIIIVWNNVGEQTPLKLWNSLGPHPVPVAFKEQTSNRMRNRLQPFPEIGTEAVLMLDDDTLVSVPDISFAFSVWKQFPDQIVGFVPRKHVSTPAGVYSYGSFELQDPETAGGDKYSMVLIGAAFFHRRYLQLFQDQPQAVHVLVDETQNCDDIAMNFAVALYMRKRSMSIGSINKPSGVFVKPVDLRNLEKDASSGYQGMWHRPEHLLQRSYCLNKLTEIYGFMPLCFSNLMVSQFGFPSYANHKSRG; translated from the exons GGTCCCCCGTTGCTGCATGGGGTTCCGGCGAACCTATTTCGTTTGGCCAATCCTGCTGCTACTCCTGGTGGGTGCAGCCTTGACAGctctgctgccccctgctgaGGACCAAGGAGGAGTTGGTGTCCTGGGAGTGCTACGCAGGGCAACATCTCAAAAGGAGAACCCTGCACAGGGTCGCCATGGTGACAgcacagaggaggagcagaggttTACCATCATCATCCAAACTTACAATCGCACAGACATTTTGCTCAAACTCCTAAACCATTACCAGGCAGTGCCTCATCTTGAGCGGATTATCATAGTCTGGAACAACGTTGGGGAGCAGACACCCCTGAAGTTATGGAACTCTTTGGGGCCTCATCCGGTCCCTGTGGCCTTCAAGGAGCAGACTAGCAATCGAATGCGCAACAGACTACAACCATTCCCTGAGATTGGTACTGAGG CTGTGCTGATGCTGGATGATGACACACTGGTCAGTGTTCCTGACATCAGTTTTGCCTTCTCTGTCTGGAAG CAATTTCCAGACCAGATTGTTGGATTCGTCCCACGGAAACATGTCTCAACACCAGCAGGAGTGTACAGTTATGGCAGCTTTGAACTGCAGGACCCAGAAACAGCTGGAGGGGACAA ATACTCCATGGTGTTAATTGGTGCTGCCTTCTTCCACCGCCGCTACCTGCAGCTCTTCCAGGACCAACCTCAAGCAGTGCATGTGCTGGTGGATGAAACACAGAATTGTGACGATATTGCCATGAACTTTGCTGTAGCGCTGTATATGAGGAAACGCTCAATGTCTATAGGCAGCATTAACAAACCCTCTGGGGTTTTTGTCAAACCTGTGGACCTACGCAACCTGGAAAAGGATGCCAGCAGTGGGTACCAGGGTATGTGGCATCGTCCTGAACACCTTCTTCAGAGATCCTACTGTCTGAACAAGCTGACAGAGATCTATGGCTTCATGCCACTCTGCTTCTCCAACCTGATGGTCTCCCAGTTTGGCTTCCCCAGCTATGCCAACCACAAGAGTAGAGGCTGA